GCACCGTTCCGGGACATGCAGCACTCACGTCAGCAGTGTGTcgtcgactgcggcggcggtggagggcgGCGACGTCTCCAAAGCCGATGGCGCCGTGTGGGAGTCGCCTTGCATCGGTGTGAAGGCCTCCGTGGTGAGTCCAGAGGGAATTGTGGGCGGGGCTTCGTCACTTGCGAagctctcctctgcgctgtcgctgccggcgACACCCGCCTTCACttcggcggcgcggtgcatGCGCCACGTATCCACTGCACTGtggcaggaggcgctgcactaTCGCAACTCGCTGTGGCTCGATTTGTTGACGGACCGCCATCCGACTACAAACAAGAAGATGGGCATGCCTAACTCGTGGGGTGTTCCGACGGAAGTCGGGATGAGCCAAAAGGTCGTGATATGGCTAAACTACGCGTA
Above is a genomic segment from Leishmania panamensis strain MHOM/PA/94/PSC-1 chromosome 7 sequence containing:
- a CDS encoding phosphoglycan beta 1,3 galactosyltransferase-like protein (TriTrypDB/GeneDB-style sysID: LpmP.07.1260), coding for MRHVSTALWQEALHYRNSLWLDLLTDRHPTTNKKMGMPNSWGVPTEVGMSQKVVIWLNYAYTAFPDVPYLMKGDDDMYLKVP